Proteins co-encoded in one Streptomyces diastaticus subsp. diastaticus genomic window:
- the qcrA gene encoding cytochrome bc1 complex Rieske iron-sulfur subunit → MSSQENSEENLLKKQDPAHGAVAVADDPFADPGLPPHEARQQDLDERTAKRSERTVALFFTVSMLATIGFIACFVIFPVDKVISVWPIGKVSALNFSLGLTLAVALFFIGAGAVHWARTLMSDVEIADERHPIQASPEVKAKVLADFKQGAEESVLGRRKLIRNTMFGALAMVPLSGIVLLRDLGPLPEDKLRHTLWGKGKALVNMNTGEPLRPEDIAVGSLTFAKPEGLEEHDHGFMNEIAKAALMIVRLQPEDIKDKRELDWSHEGIVAFSKICTHVGCPISLYEQQTHHALCPCHQSTFDLSDGARVIFGPAGHALPQLRIGLNDEGYLQALGDFDEPVGPAFWERG, encoded by the coding sequence ATGAGCAGCCAAGAGAATTCCGAAGAGAACCTGCTGAAGAAGCAGGACCCCGCGCACGGCGCGGTGGCCGTGGCGGACGACCCGTTCGCCGACCCCGGCCTGCCCCCTCACGAGGCCCGGCAGCAGGACCTGGACGAGCGGACCGCCAAGCGGTCCGAGCGCACCGTGGCCCTGTTCTTCACGGTGTCGATGCTCGCGACCATCGGGTTCATCGCGTGCTTCGTGATCTTCCCGGTCGACAAGGTCATCAGCGTCTGGCCCATCGGCAAGGTCAGTGCCCTCAACTTCTCCCTGGGCCTGACCCTGGCCGTGGCGCTGTTCTTCATCGGCGCGGGCGCCGTCCACTGGGCGCGCACCCTGATGTCGGACGTGGAGATCGCCGACGAGCGCCACCCGATCCAGGCGAGCCCCGAGGTCAAGGCCAAGGTTCTGGCCGACTTCAAGCAGGGCGCCGAGGAATCGGTGCTGGGCCGGCGCAAGCTCATCCGCAACACCATGTTCGGCGCGCTGGCCATGGTGCCGCTCTCCGGCATCGTCCTCCTGCGCGACCTCGGTCCGCTCCCCGAGGACAAGCTGCGCCACACCCTGTGGGGCAAGGGCAAGGCCCTGGTCAACATGAACACGGGCGAACCGCTGCGTCCCGAGGACATCGCGGTCGGCTCGCTGACCTTCGCCAAGCCCGAGGGCCTGGAGGAGCACGACCACGGCTTCATGAACGAGATCGCCAAGGCGGCCCTGATGATCGTCCGGCTCCAGCCGGAGGACATCAAGGACAAGCGCGAGCTCGACTGGTCGCACGAGGGCATCGTGGCCTTCTCCAAGATCTGCACCCACGTCGGCTGCCCCATCAGCCTCTACGAGCAGCAGACGCACCACGCGCTCTGCCCGTGCCACCAGTCCACCTTCGACCTCTCCGACGGTGCCCGGGTCATCTTCGGCCCCGCCGGACACGCCCTGCCGCAGTTGCGCATCGGCCTGAACGACGAGGGCTACCTGCAAGCCCTCGGCGACTTCGATGAGCCCGTCGGTCCTGCCTTCTGGGAGCGCGGATGA
- the qcrB gene encoding cytochrome bc1 complex cytochrome b subunit: MSNTTTAPADEQRGKAPAGERVADWADGRLGIYSLAKANLRKVFPDHWSFMLGEICLYSFIIIILTGVYLTLFFHPSMNEVEYHGVYEPMQGVLMSEAYASTLDISFEVRGGLLIRQIHHWAALIFVAGMFVHMMRVFFTGAFRKPREINWLFGFLLFVLGMFTGFTGYSLPDDLLSGTGVRFTQGAILSVPIVGTYISMFLFGGEFPGTDFVARFYSIHILLLPGIMLGLVVAHLILVFYHKHTQFPGPGRTNKNVVGMPLMPVYMAKAGGFFFLVFGVIAAVAAIATINPIWGIGPYRPDMVGTGAQPDWYMGFAEGLVRVMPGWEINFLGHTLVLGVFIPLVVFGLVLGAMALYPFIESWITGDKREHHILDRPRNAPTRTALGVAWITMYMITLVGGGNDLWATHFHLSINAITWFVRIGFFAGPVIAFIVTKRICLGLQRRDAEKVLHGRESGIIKRLPHGEFIEVHEPLSQEQLHTLTQHEQYKPVEVGPTVDENGVERKVKGSEKLRAKLSNAYFGEGTQIPKPTTEEYREIQEGHGHH; this comes from the coding sequence ATGAGTAACACGACCACAGCGCCCGCCGACGAGCAGCGGGGCAAGGCCCCCGCGGGCGAGCGGGTGGCGGACTGGGCAGACGGCAGGCTGGGGATCTACTCCCTCGCCAAGGCCAACCTGCGCAAGGTCTTCCCGGACCACTGGTCCTTCATGCTCGGCGAGATCTGCCTCTACAGCTTCATCATCATCATCCTCACGGGTGTGTACCTGACGCTGTTCTTCCACCCGTCGATGAACGAGGTGGAGTACCACGGGGTCTACGAGCCGATGCAGGGCGTGCTGATGTCCGAGGCCTACGCCTCGACGCTCGACATCAGCTTCGAGGTCCGCGGTGGTCTGCTCATCCGGCAGATCCACCACTGGGCCGCGCTGATCTTCGTCGCCGGCATGTTCGTGCACATGATGCGCGTCTTCTTCACGGGCGCCTTCCGCAAGCCGCGTGAGATCAACTGGCTGTTCGGTTTCCTGCTGTTCGTCCTCGGCATGTTCACCGGGTTCACCGGTTACTCGCTCCCGGACGACCTGCTGTCGGGCACCGGTGTGCGGTTCACGCAGGGTGCGATCCTGTCCGTGCCGATCGTCGGTACGTACATCTCGATGTTCCTGTTCGGCGGCGAGTTCCCCGGCACGGACTTCGTGGCCAGGTTCTACTCGATCCACATCCTGCTGCTGCCGGGCATCATGCTCGGCCTCGTGGTGGCCCACCTGATCCTGGTCTTCTACCACAAGCACACGCAGTTCCCCGGCCCCGGCCGGACCAACAAGAACGTCGTGGGCATGCCGCTGATGCCGGTCTACATGGCGAAGGCCGGAGGCTTCTTCTTCCTCGTCTTCGGCGTCATCGCGGCGGTCGCGGCCATCGCGACCATCAACCCCATCTGGGGGATCGGTCCCTACCGGCCGGACATGGTGGGTACCGGAGCCCAGCCGGACTGGTACATGGGCTTCGCCGAGGGTCTCGTCCGGGTGATGCCCGGCTGGGAGATCAACTTCCTCGGCCACACCCTGGTCCTGGGCGTCTTCATCCCGCTGGTGGTCTTCGGCCTGGTGCTGGGCGCGATGGCGCTCTACCCGTTCATCGAGTCCTGGATCACCGGCGACAAGCGCGAGCACCACATCCTGGACCGCCCGCGCAACGCCCCGACGCGCACCGCGCTCGGTGTCGCCTGGATCACGATGTACATGATCACCCTGGTGGGTGGTGGAAACGACCTCTGGGCGACCCACTTCCACCTGTCGATCAACGCGATCACCTGGTTCGTCCGGATCGGCTTCTTCGCCGGACCGGTCATCGCCTTCATCGTCACCAAGCGGATCTGCCTGGGGCTCCAGCGGCGGGACGCCGAGAAGGTGCTGCACGGACGCGAGTCCGGCATCATCAAGCGGCTGCCGCACGGTGAGTTCATCGAGGTCCACGAGCCGCTCAGCCAGGAGCAGCTGCACACCCTCACCCAGCACGAGCAGTACAAGCCGGTCGAGGTCGGCCCGACGGTCGACGAGAACGGTGTGGAGCGCAAGGTCAAGGGCAGCGAGAAGCTCCGGGCCAAGCTCTCCAACGCCTACTTCGGCGAGGGGACGCAGATCCCCAAGCCGACGACCGAGGAGTACCGGGAGATCCAGGAAGGCCACGGCCACCACTGA
- the trpD gene encoding anthranilate phosphoribosyltransferase has translation MSAAHPAGGDTTAVRSWPEVLNGLLDGRDQSAEATAWAMERIMRGEATDAQIAGFAVALRAKGETVQEISGLVRGMYAHARTIDVPGESVDIVGTGGDGARTVNISTMSSIVIAGTGAKVVKHGSRAASSASGASDVLEKLGVNLELSPDRVAEVAEEAGITFCFAVRFHPALRHVAAARRELGIRTVFNYLGPLTNPARVRAQATGVADARVAPIIAGVLAERGSSALVFRGDDGLDELTITATSRVWLVRDGEVREETFDPRDVGIDLVPVEALRGADASYNADVARRLLAGETGPVRDAVLLNSAAALAALRPSAAPLTERIADGMLLAADSLDSGRAQAALERWVAASHR, from the coding sequence ATGAGCGCTGCGCACCCCGCTGGAGGCGACACCACGGCGGTCCGTTCCTGGCCGGAGGTCCTCAACGGTCTGCTGGACGGCCGGGACCAGAGCGCGGAGGCGACAGCCTGGGCGATGGAGCGGATCATGCGCGGTGAGGCAACCGACGCGCAGATCGCCGGCTTCGCCGTCGCGCTGCGGGCCAAAGGGGAGACGGTCCAGGAGATCAGCGGCCTGGTCCGCGGCATGTACGCGCACGCCCGCACCATCGACGTCCCCGGCGAGAGCGTGGACATCGTCGGCACCGGCGGCGACGGCGCCCGTACGGTCAACATCTCCACCATGTCCTCCATCGTGATCGCCGGGACGGGCGCCAAGGTCGTCAAACACGGCAGCCGGGCCGCCTCCTCCGCCTCGGGCGCCTCCGACGTCCTGGAGAAGCTCGGCGTCAACCTGGAGCTCTCGCCCGACCGGGTCGCCGAGGTCGCGGAGGAGGCCGGGATCACCTTCTGCTTCGCGGTCCGCTTCCACCCGGCGCTCAGACACGTCGCCGCCGCCCGCAGAGAACTGGGTATCCGCACCGTCTTCAACTACCTGGGCCCGCTCACCAATCCGGCCCGGGTCCGCGCCCAGGCCACCGGGGTCGCGGACGCCCGCGTGGCGCCGATCATCGCGGGCGTCCTCGCGGAACGCGGCTCCTCCGCGCTGGTCTTCCGGGGCGACGACGGGCTCGACGAGCTGACCATCACCGCCACCTCCCGGGTCTGGCTGGTGCGGGACGGGGAGGTGCGCGAGGAGACCTTCGACCCGCGCGACGTCGGTATCGACCTGGTGCCGGTGGAGGCGCTGCGCGGCGCCGACGCCTCCTACAACGCGGACGTGGCCCGCAGGCTCCTCGCCGGGGAGACGGGCCCGGTCCGTGACGCGGTCCTGCTCAACTCCGCCGCCGCCCTCGCGGCGCTGCGTCCCTCGGCCGCGCCGCTCACCGAGCGGATCGCCGACGGGATGCTGCTGGCGGCCGACTCCCTCGACTCCGGCCGGGCCCAGGCGGCCCTGGAGCGCTGGGTGGCCGCCTCCCACCGGTGA
- a CDS encoding aminotransferase class V-fold PLP-dependent enzyme, with translation MTVTALHATVESAICAPLPVLGAGISVPLATGGERSYAALDYAASAPALKRVWDDVAAYAPYYGSVHRGAGHLSQLSTDLFERSRATVAAFLGCRPDDELLFTRSTTDSLNLLAGALPEGCEVFVFETEHHAALLPWRSARLTVLDAPSGHDEAVRTLERALAARDPYGPALVCVTGASNVTGEIWPVRELAAAAHAHGARIVLDAAQLAPHRPVSLTELDVDWVAFSGHKLYAPFGAGVLAGRADWLRAAEPYLAGGGASRTVTRAEDGGVDVAWHTGAARHEAGSPNVIGAYAVAAACSALTEAGQDRLAAREQALLERLLTGLAELPGIRVLTLFGDDADRVGVVSFTAEGWHSSHLAAALSAEYAIGVRDGLFCAHPLVRTLLEAGRTEPGECGAPEETDGQALSAVRVSFGAGTPEEHVERFLGAVRELVTTGARLDYRTVDGRWVPAV, from the coding sequence ATGACCGTCACCGCCCTCCACGCCACCGTCGAGTCGGCGATTTGCGCCCCGTTGCCCGTTCTGGGTGCCGGGATCAGCGTCCCGCTCGCCACCGGCGGCGAGCGGAGCTACGCCGCCCTCGACTACGCCGCCAGCGCTCCCGCCCTGAAGCGGGTGTGGGACGACGTCGCCGCCTACGCCCCGTACTACGGCAGCGTCCACCGGGGCGCCGGGCACCTCTCCCAGCTCTCCACCGACCTCTTCGAACGGAGCCGGGCCACCGTCGCCGCCTTCCTCGGCTGCCGCCCCGACGACGAACTCCTCTTCACCCGCTCCACCACCGACTCCCTCAACCTGCTGGCCGGGGCGCTCCCCGAGGGGTGCGAGGTCTTCGTCTTCGAGACCGAGCACCACGCCGCCCTGCTGCCCTGGCGCTCGGCCCGCCTCACCGTCCTCGACGCGCCCAGCGGCCACGACGAGGCAGTCCGCACCCTGGAGCGGGCGCTCGCCGCCCGCGACCCGTACGGCCCCGCGCTGGTCTGCGTCACCGGTGCCTCCAACGTCACCGGGGAGATCTGGCCGGTCCGCGAACTGGCCGCCGCCGCCCACGCGCACGGTGCCCGCATCGTCCTGGACGCCGCCCAGCTCGCCCCGCACCGGCCCGTCTCGCTCACCGAGCTGGACGTCGACTGGGTCGCCTTCTCCGGCCACAAGCTGTACGCCCCCTTCGGCGCCGGGGTGCTGGCCGGGCGCGCCGACTGGCTGCGCGCCGCCGAGCCCTACCTCGCCGGGGGCGGTGCCAGCCGCACCGTCACCCGCGCCGAGGACGGCGGGGTGGACGTCGCCTGGCACACCGGGGCCGCCCGGCACGAGGCCGGCTCGCCCAACGTCATCGGCGCCTACGCCGTCGCCGCCGCCTGCTCCGCGCTCACCGAGGCCGGGCAGGACCGGCTCGCCGCCCGTGAGCAGGCGCTTCTGGAGCGGCTGCTCACCGGCCTCGCCGAGCTGCCCGGCATCCGCGTCCTGACCCTCTTCGGCGACGACGCCGACCGGGTGGGCGTGGTCTCCTTCACCGCCGAGGGCTGGCACAGCTCGCACCTGGCCGCCGCGCTCTCCGCCGAGTACGCCATCGGGGTCCGCGACGGCCTGTTCTGCGCCCACCCACTGGTCCGCACCCTGCTGGAGGCCGGCCGGACCGAGCCCGGCGAGTGCGGCGCCCCCGAGGAGACCGACGGGCAGGCGCTCAGCGCGGTCCGGGTCAGCTTCGGCGCGGGCACACCCGAGGAGCACGTCGAACGGTTCCTGGGGGCCGTCCGGGAGCTGGTCACCACCGGTGCCCGGCTGGACTACCGCACCGTCGACGGTCGCTGGGTCCCGGCCGTCTGA
- a CDS encoding Lrp/AsnC family transcriptional regulator gives MITAIVLIKTSVDRIPEIAEAIAALDNVSEVFSVTGTYDLIAMVRVPRHDDLADVIPGRISKIEGVEGTDTHVAFRTYSQHDLEAAFAIGLDS, from the coding sequence GTGATCACCGCGATCGTGCTCATCAAGACCAGCGTGGACCGCATCCCCGAGATCGCCGAGGCGATCGCCGCGCTGGACAACGTCAGCGAGGTGTTCTCCGTGACGGGCACCTACGACCTGATCGCCATGGTCCGCGTGCCGCGCCACGACGATCTGGCCGACGTGATCCCCGGGCGGATCAGCAAGATCGAGGGGGTCGAGGGCACCGACACGCACGTGGCCTTCCGCACGTACTCCCAGCACGACCTCGAAGCCGCCTTCGCCATCGGCCTCGACAGCTGA
- a CDS encoding rhomboid family intramembrane serine protease, translating into MIVPRFSPLRTAALRLAGRGAPVTYGLIALCAVVFLLGPVSGLVPAYGTGEQVLAAQYAYYDRWGVIPAELFRGRAKEALTPLTALFVHGGWLHLLGNLLFLHVFGTMLEQRMGPVRYLLFYLGCGYLALLGYAAAFAGSAQPLVGASGAISAVLGAFLHLFPGARVTTVLPFLLFLPVRLPAWVVLPFWAALQWAAARGGGEGPGVAYLAHLIGFALGFLYAWSRSGSLRVRTPATATEGDSQP; encoded by the coding sequence ATGATCGTGCCACGGTTCAGCCCCCTGCGGACGGCGGCCCTGCGGCTGGCGGGGCGCGGCGCACCCGTCACGTACGGCCTGATCGCCCTCTGCGCGGTGGTCTTCCTGCTCGGGCCGGTCTCCGGTCTCGTTCCCGCGTACGGCACGGGCGAGCAGGTGCTCGCCGCGCAGTACGCCTACTACGACCGGTGGGGGGTGATCCCCGCCGAACTGTTCCGGGGGCGGGCGAAGGAGGCGCTGACCCCGCTCACCGCGCTCTTCGTGCACGGCGGCTGGCTGCACCTGCTCGGCAACCTCCTCTTCCTGCACGTCTTCGGCACCATGCTGGAGCAGCGCATGGGCCCGGTGCGCTACCTGCTCTTCTACCTGGGCTGCGGCTACCTGGCCCTGCTCGGCTACGCTGCGGCCTTCGCCGGCTCGGCCCAGCCGCTGGTCGGGGCGTCCGGGGCGATCTCGGCGGTGCTCGGCGCCTTCCTCCACCTCTTCCCCGGCGCACGGGTCACCACGGTGCTGCCCTTCCTCCTCTTCCTTCCGGTCCGGCTCCCGGCCTGGGTGGTGCTGCCGTTCTGGGCCGCGCTCCAGTGGGCCGCGGCCCGAGGGGGCGGCGAGGGACCGGGCGTCGCCTACCTGGCCCACCTCATCGGATTCGCGCTGGGGTTCCTCTATGCGTGGTCCCGTTCGGGGTCGCTTAGAGTGAGGACTCCAGCGACGGCCACCGAGGGAGACAGCCAACCGTGA
- a CDS encoding NYN domain-containing protein — protein MTDGARPAGSTGAEGPGGGEAADEESLDRPLPEPVRHRVVALASEGFGSLTPSELPAPLRQYARFTPSRRIKFAGNALAAALEHEPLFRQRVGERLRENQAELAAALDAGTPPPAADPLDVAAAAYVLRPPGWVKLVTAGGEEAQRADAERGGERARAEVARLRRERDAARAQIRTETERLRTELDALRKQADALHRKLRSAQSDIKRGEAAVRKAEARTEEMRAETAAQLSAADSENRRLKARLAESESALEAGRKAAREGRSMEDMRVRLLLDTVLEASQGLRRELALPPAGLHPADTVDAVEPGRMTPKDIAARALSEHDPAVLDQLLALPQAHLVVDGYNVTKTGYPTMPLEKQRLRLLGGLSALAAQTGAEVTCVFDGAELAAPVLLAPPRGVRVLFSKPGVTADELIRQLVRAEPEGRPVTVVSTDREVADGIAAAGARPVASVVLLKRLSRG, from the coding sequence ATGACGGACGGTGCGCGGCCCGCCGGTTCCACCGGAGCGGAGGGCCCCGGCGGCGGCGAGGCGGCGGACGAGGAGAGCCTCGACCGCCCCCTGCCGGAGCCCGTGCGCCACCGGGTCGTCGCCCTCGCCTCCGAGGGGTTCGGCTCCCTCACCCCGAGCGAACTCCCCGCACCCCTGCGGCAGTACGCCCGCTTCACCCCCAGCCGCCGCATCAAGTTCGCCGGGAACGCGCTGGCCGCCGCCCTGGAGCACGAGCCGCTCTTCCGCCAGCGCGTCGGCGAGCGGCTGCGGGAGAACCAGGCCGAACTGGCGGCCGCCCTCGACGCCGGCACCCCGCCGCCCGCCGCCGACCCGCTCGACGTGGCGGCCGCCGCCTACGTCCTGCGCCCGCCCGGCTGGGTCAAGCTGGTCACCGCCGGCGGTGAGGAGGCCCAGCGCGCCGACGCCGAGCGCGGCGGCGAGCGGGCCCGCGCCGAGGTGGCCCGGCTCCGCCGGGAGCGCGACGCGGCCCGCGCCCAGATCCGCACCGAGACCGAGCGGCTGCGCACCGAACTCGACGCCCTGCGCAAGCAGGCCGACGCGCTCCACCGCAAGCTGCGCAGCGCCCAGAGCGACATCAAGCGCGGCGAGGCGGCTGTCCGCAAAGCGGAGGCCCGCACCGAGGAGATGCGGGCGGAGACCGCGGCCCAGCTCTCCGCCGCCGACAGCGAGAACCGTCGGCTCAAGGCCCGGCTGGCCGAGTCCGAGTCCGCCCTGGAGGCCGGCCGCAAAGCGGCCCGCGAGGGGCGCAGCATGGAGGACATGCGGGTCCGGCTGCTGCTGGACACCGTGCTGGAGGCCTCGCAGGGGCTGCGCCGGGAGCTGGCGCTGCCGCCCGCCGGACTCCACCCCGCCGACACCGTGGACGCGGTGGAGCCGGGCCGGATGACTCCGAAGGACATCGCGGCCCGCGCCCTGTCCGAGCACGACCCGGCCGTCCTCGACCAGTTGCTGGCGCTGCCCCAGGCCCATCTGGTGGTCGACGGGTACAACGTCACCAAGACCGGCTATCCCACGATGCCGCTGGAGAAGCAGCGGCTGCGGCTGCTCGGCGGTCTCTCGGCGCTCGCCGCGCAGACCGGCGCCGAGGTCACCTGCGTCTTCGACGGCGCCGAACTGGCCGCGCCGGTACTGCTGGCGCCGCCGCGCGGGGTGCGGGTCCTCTTCAGCAAGCCGGGCGTGACCGCCGACGAGCTGATCCGCCAACTGGTGCGCGCCGAGCCGGAGGGCCGCCCGGTGACCGTGGTCTCCACCGACCGCGAGGTGGCCGACGGGATCGCCGCGGCGGGGGCCCGCCCGGTCGCCTCGGTCGTCCTCCTCAAGCGGCTCTCGCGGGGCTGA
- a CDS encoding C40 family peptidase: MASHRRPKQPSRTRVTVLTATAAAAVALTSQTAHADPKPSKAEVKAKVDKLYEEAEGASEKYNGAKEKQDKLEGQIGNLQDKVARGQEELNELRQALGSAASAQYRSGGIDPSLQLFLSADPDDYLDKASALDQLSTKQAEGVKKIQAKQRDLAQQRQEAQAKLKDLSDTRKELGDKKKKVQGKLAEAQRLLNSLTAAERAELQKEEERASRSAGDRVELGDAVPASNRGAAALAAAKSKVGTPYVWGATGPNSFDCSGLTSWAFAQAGYTIPRMSQDQANAGTRIASQSALKPGDLVIFYGDLHHVGFYAGNGQVLHAPKPGANVRYESINNMPYMFGVRI; the protein is encoded by the coding sequence GTGGCGTCCCACCGTCGACCCAAGCAGCCGAGCCGCACCCGCGTGACCGTGCTCACCGCGACCGCCGCCGCTGCCGTGGCACTCACCTCCCAGACCGCACACGCCGACCCCAAGCCCTCCAAGGCCGAGGTCAAGGCGAAGGTCGACAAGTTGTACGAGGAGGCCGAGGGGGCCTCCGAGAAGTACAACGGGGCCAAGGAGAAGCAGGACAAGCTGGAGGGCCAGATAGGCAACCTCCAGGACAAGGTCGCCCGCGGCCAGGAGGAGCTGAACGAGCTGCGCCAGGCGCTCGGTTCGGCCGCCAGCGCCCAGTACCGCTCCGGCGGCATCGACCCCTCGCTCCAGCTCTTCCTCTCCGCCGACCCGGACGACTACCTCGACAAGGCCTCGGCGCTCGACCAGCTCAGCACCAAGCAGGCCGAGGGCGTCAAGAAGATCCAGGCCAAGCAGCGCGACCTCGCGCAGCAGCGCCAGGAGGCGCAGGCCAAGCTCAAGGACCTCAGCGACACCCGCAAGGAACTCGGCGACAAGAAGAAGAAGGTCCAGGGCAAGCTCGCGGAGGCGCAGCGGCTCCTCAACAGCCTCACCGCCGCCGAGCGCGCCGAGCTCCAGAAGGAGGAGGAGCGCGCCAGCCGCTCCGCCGGGGACCGCGTGGAGCTCGGGGACGCCGTCCCCGCCTCGAACCGCGGCGCCGCCGCGCTCGCCGCCGCCAAGTCCAAGGTCGGCACGCCGTACGTGTGGGGCGCCACCGGCCCCAACTCCTTCGACTGCTCCGGCCTCACCTCCTGGGCCTTCGCGCAGGCCGGCTACACCATCCCGCGCATGTCGCAGGACCAGGCCAACGCCGGTACGCGGATCGCCTCGCAGAGCGCCCTCAAGCCCGGCGACCTGGTCATCTTCTACGGCGACCTGCACCACGTCGGCTTCTACGCGGGCAACGGCCAGGTGCTGCACGCCCCGAAGCCCGGCGCCAACGTGCGCTACGAGTCGATCAACAACATGCCGTACATGTTCGGCGTGCGCATCTGA
- a CDS encoding C40 family peptidase: MGSHRHTGRSTAARHARGVTATALSAAAATAAATLGAAPAQAQPGPPPTRASVDRLLTEAERATEAYNEADERTGTLRAELRRTQDRVARGQERVNTLRGALGALAGAQYRSGGVDPALELLFSADPEQYLEKAATLDRISLRRAGELTRLTRAQRLLTQERAEAAATLAELARSRAATARHKRAVEAKLARARALLDALPPSERAAHDRRSSRSQRPDLTGVVAVSGRAATAVAAAQRALGKPYVWGANGPTGFDCSGLMQWAYAQAGVGLPRTSQAQRYAGQRVPLSQARPGDLVAYRADASHIGMYVGNGQVIHAPYPGAAVRYDPVGMMPVSSVTRV; the protein is encoded by the coding sequence GTGGGGTCCCACCGACACACCGGCAGGTCGACAGCCGCACGCCACGCCCGAGGCGTCACCGCCACCGCGCTGTCCGCGGCGGCGGCCACCGCGGCCGCGACGCTCGGCGCCGCCCCGGCGCAGGCGCAGCCCGGGCCGCCCCCCACCCGCGCCTCCGTGGACCGGCTGCTCACCGAGGCCGAACGGGCCACCGAGGCGTACAACGAGGCGGACGAAAGAACCGGCACCCTGCGGGCCGAACTGCGCCGCACCCAGGACCGGGTGGCGCGCGGCCAGGAGCGGGTCAACACCCTGCGGGGCGCCCTCGGCGCGCTCGCCGGAGCCCAGTACCGCAGCGGCGGCGTCGACCCGGCGCTGGAGCTGCTCTTCTCCGCCGACCCGGAGCAGTACCTGGAGAAGGCCGCCACACTGGACCGGATCAGCCTGCGCCGGGCCGGGGAACTCACCCGTCTCACCCGGGCGCAGCGCCTGCTCACCCAGGAGCGCGCCGAGGCCGCCGCCACCCTCGCCGAACTCGCCCGCAGCCGCGCCGCCACCGCCCGCCACAAACGCGCCGTCGAGGCCAAGCTGGCCCGGGCCCGCGCCCTGCTCGACGCCCTGCCGCCCTCCGAACGCGCCGCCCACGACCGGCGCTCCTCCCGCTCGCAGCGGCCCGACCTCACCGGCGTCGTCGCCGTCTCCGGGCGCGCCGCCACCGCCGTGGCCGCCGCCCAACGGGCCCTCGGCAAGCCGTACGTCTGGGGCGCCAACGGCCCCACCGGATTCGACTGTTCGGGCCTGATGCAGTGGGCGTACGCCCAGGCGGGCGTCGGACTGCCGCGCACCTCGCAGGCCCAGCGGTACGCCGGGCAGCGGGTACCGCTCTCGCAGGCCCGCCCCGGCGACCTCGTCGCCTACCGCGCCGACGCGAGCCACATCGGCATGTACGTCGGCAACGGCCAGGTCATCCACGCCCCTTACCCGGGCGCCGCGGTCCGCTACGACCCGGTCGGCATGATGCCGGTCTCCTCCGTCACCCGGGTCTGA